A window of Methylobacterium bullatum genomic DNA:
GCCGCCGCGCAGGCTGTCACGGGGTCCAGCGCACCGTCGGGGGCCTGCCCGAACACGTGGAGCCCGTCGCGGGTGGTCACCTCGCCGAGATCGCACAGATGCGCGTCGAGGGCCGTGAGCGCGTCGGCCATGGGAGTGTCGGCGTCGATCCCGGCGCCGGACAGAAGTCCGGCATCGGCGGCATCGTCGAGAATCGCGCGGGCGATGATCTCGGCCCGGCGCGGGTCGAGGACGCTGGCCGAGGAATATTCCTCCACGAGTTCACGCAGCCGCGCGGCCTCCGGGGTCAGGCCGGCGCATTCGGTCTGGGGCGTGAGGTGGCCGAGGGCTATGCCGCCGAGCCGGCGCTTCACCGGGGCCGCCTCGCCGGGATCGTCGACGATGAAAGGGTAGATCACGGGCAGATGCCCGATCGCCCGCGCCGGCCAGCAGGCCGGCGACAAGGCCACCGCCTTACCCGGCAGCCATTCGGTGGTGCCGTGGGTGCCGAGATGGATCAGGGCGTCGAACCGCTCCCGCAATCCGAGATGGAAGGCGAGATAAGCATGGGTCGGCGGCTCGTCGGGGTCGTGGTAGCCGGCCTTTCGGTCGGCCGCCCGGCCACGGTCGGGCTGAAGGAAGACGGCGAGGCGTCCTCTCGTCCAACCAATGACCTCATCCTGAGGTGCCGCATCAGCGGCCTCGAAGGAGGCTTCCAGATCTCTCTGAGGCAGCTGGAAGCCTCCTTCGAGGCCGGCGCTGCGCTCCGGCGCCTCAGGATGAGGTCGTGGGGGGGAAGGGGTGGTGGTCACGACCATCGGGAAGCGGAACGCCCCGTCGACACAGACCGGGTCGGCCTCCGGCTCGCCCCACCGTCGATCGAGCGTGTCGCGCTCGTCCGGCGACAGGGTGGCGAGCCAGTCGCGATAGGCCGCGAGCGATACCGCGAAGGTTGGAGCGTCCTTCGTCAGTGCGAGCATCAGAGCGTCCGGCTCCGGCAGGGAGCCCACCGAATAACCGGCCCGCCGCAGCGTCTCCGCGATGGTTCCCGCGCTCGCGGGTGTGTCGAGCCCCACGGCGAAGCCCGCCCGGCCGCCTCGGGCGGGGTAGTCGGACAGGACCAGGGCGAGGCGGCGCGAGGCGCGCGGCCGGTGTTTCAGCGTTACCCAGGCGGAGGCGCGGTCCGCCAGGGCCGCGATTCCGGCCGGGAAGGGCACGGCGCGGCGCTCGCTGAACCCGTCGATCTCCGGCCCGTCCTCCTTGAACGAGATCGGGAACCCGGAGAGCCGTCCATCGAACTCTGGAAGCGCCACCTGCATGGCGAGGTCGGCGGCGTTCATCCCTCGCGCCGAGGCCTCCCAGGCCCCCCGAGCGGCCCCGATCGTATAGGCCTGGAGGATGGGCGCATCGGCCCCATCCAGGACGAAGCCGGCATCCTCCCGCGCGGAGAAGGCCGTTGCCGCGATGACAATGTCCGGGCTTCTTGCGGCCAGGGCCTCCTGCACGGCATCGAGGGCGAGCGGGTCCTTGAGGCTTGCCACCGCGAGGGTGGCGGCTCCGATGCCGCGCTCGCCGAGGGCCGCGATCAGCTCGGCCACCGGCCGGGTGTCGCCGCCGAGCACGGCCGAGCGATAGACCAGGATAAGGGCGAGGGGGCGGTCCCGACCTGCGGCGGCGAGGGCGGTCTCGTTTGCGACCGGTCCGCAGCCCGGGCACCAGGCAAAGCCGCGCGGCAGGGCGACCGGCGGCAGCGCTTCAACCGCGTTCCCGATCTCGCGGGAGAGGCGCCGGATCATCCGGCGCAGGTTGTCGGATCCGCCCGCGCGGCAATAACCCTCGAGTGTCTCCACCAGTTCGGGAGCCACCGTCGAGAAGGCGGTGAGGCGGGGATCGGGCTTGTCGCAGCCCGGAATGACGGCGAGCTTCACGCCGTTCGCGCGGGCGGCCGCGGCAGCGCGTTCGACGCCGTAGCGCCAGTAATCGAGGCCACCGAGGCAGCGGATGACCACGAATTTCGACCGCGCGATCACGCCGTCCACGTAGAGATCGACGGACATCGGATGGCGCAGCCGCGCCAGCTTGGCGAGCCGAAGTGTCGGGACGTCGACCGCCGACGAATCCCGTGCCGCCGCCTCCCGCTCAGCCGCATGCGCACCGGCCATGCCGGAGAGATCCGAATCGGTGAAGGACAGGAACACGATGTCGCCGGGCGCCTGGCCCAGATCGATGGCGGCTTCGCCCTCGTCGAGGGAGACCGTGTCGATTCGGATCAGATGCATGGGCGGCGCGCCGTCATGGCTGTGCCCTGGAGGACGTCCGCTCGGTCACGGCGCTTCGGCGTCCGCGCCGGCGCCACAGCGCGCGAAGGAGAAGCACGCCGATCAGCACCAGCGGTAACCATGGCAGGCCGGCGACGACGAAGCGCAAGGCCGATGCGGCGCTCGCGCCGAAGGTCTGGCCCGCCTGAGCCCATGCTTCCTCCACGGGGGCGAGAGGCCCGGCCCTCGCCTCGTCGGAGCGCAGGGCGACGGAGACGAGCTCGGTGTCGACGCGCTGGTTCAGGCCGCGCTGCTTGGCATCGGCTTCCTCGATCTGCGACTGAACCTGCGCCAATTCCTGTGCGATGCGGATCAGATCCTCCACGCGCGGGTCGGGCCGTGCGGCGATCGCGTCGAGCCGGGCGCGATAGGCGGTGAGTTGGGTCAAGCGCCGGCCGCCATCCTCGATGGCGTCCGTCAGGTCGTCGGCACGCGTCGATTGGCTCCGAAGTACGACGTCACCCGCCGTCTCGCCGGGGAGGGGCGCCGTGACGAAGGCCATGAAGGGCGCGACGGATTCATGCGGCAGTCGGACCTGGACCTGCGCCTGCGGACGGCCCGCAGGCCTCTGGCCATCGTCGATGGACGCAGCGACGAGGACACATTTCAGGGCCGCCTCGTTCAGGCAGCGGTCGCGCGCCGCCTCGAAATGCGCGTTCACCCGCTGGGGCGGCAATCCGATGGTCAGGTCGTGGGTATAGGCGAGCTTCACATCGCTCGTCTGGGCCAGAGGACGGGCCACCGGATTGAGGCGTGCCATCGCCCGGCTGTCCGAGGTTTGAAACTCCGGTTTGGGCGGACGTGAATCCGAGCAGCCACCGATCGCCGCGAGAGCCGCCAGGCCGGACGCGGCCACGAGGCCGCTGCACCCGCGCGCCGGCATCCGTCGGGCGGTCAACGCGCTCACCCCGCCAGGGCGGCTGCCACCGCCCCCTGGTCGAAACCCTTCAGCCCGATGACCACGAGCCGGCCGTCGCGGTTCTCGCTCGCCCGCCAGGGGCGGTCGTAGTGATGGGCGATGCGGGCACCGACGCCCTGGACCACGAGGCGCATCGGCTTGCCGGTGACCTCGGCGAAGCCCTTGATCCGCAGCACGCCGCTGGTCTCGGCGGCGCGGGCGACGCGGGAGGCCAGATCCTCGGCGCTCGCCGTGGCAGGCACGGCAATGGCCACGGAGTCGAAATCGTCGTGATCGTGGTCCTCGCCCTCGCCGTGATGGGAGGGGCGGGCGTCGAGATCGTCCTCGGCGGCGGCACCGAGACCGAGGATCACGCGTGGGTCGAGGCGGCCATGTTCGGCCTCGACCATCTTCACCGCGCGGGGCAGTTGGCGCTCCACCTCGGCGCGGACCTTGGCCTTGCCGGCTTCGTCGAGGAGGTCGGCCTTGTTCATGACCACGAGGTCGGCGCAGAGGAGCTGGTCCTCGAACACCTCTTCCAGCGGGTTGTCGTGATCGACGCTGGCATCGTCGGCGCGCTGGGCGGCGAGGGCCGCCGGATCGTCGGCGAAGAAGCCCGCCGCGACGGCCGGTCCGTCGATGACCGCGATTACCCCGTCGACGGTCACCCGCGAGCGGATGGCCGGCCAGTGGAAGGCCTGGACCAGGGGCTTCGGCAGAGCGAGGCCGGAGGTCTCGATGAGGATGTGCTCGGGCGGATCGGTGCGGTCGAGCAGCTTGTTCAGGGCGGGCACGAAATCGTCGGCCACGGTGCAGCAGATACAGCCATTGGCCAGTTCCACGATGTCCTCGTCCTGGCAGCCCTCAATGCCACAGGCGGCCAGGAACGATCCGTCGAAGCCGATATCGCCGAACTCGTTGACGATGATGGCGAGCCGACGACCGCCGGCATTCTCCACGAGGTGACGGACGAGGGTCGTCTTGCCGGCTCCGAGGAAGCCGGTGACGATGGTGCAGGGGATCTTCTCGACGATGCTCATTCGGCGGCGTCCGGAATTCTGCCCGCGTGACGCGGGGGAAACGGGGGAATGCGGGCGACGACGCCTTTGCGGAACGCTTCCGGCCGTGCCTTCCAGGGCACGATACCGTCGGGCGTCTCCGCATACAGGCCGATGCCCGCGAGGATGGTCCTGGCGGACTCGACCGGGTTGAGATCGCCGTAGACGTAGGTCCAGCGGCCTTCGGACGCCACGGCGACCGTGCAGGGGCGCTTGCAGACCGACAGGCACTCCACGCTCTCGACCGCGATGCCCTCGATGGCGGCTTCCGTCACCGCGTCGCGCAGCGCCGAGACGAGGCGGGCCCCGGCGCGGGGCTCGGACGTGTCGCCGGCCGTACGACAGGTGGCGCAGACATAGAGTACGACCGGGCTGCCGGCCTGGATGTCCTCGTCAGGCATTCGACGTCGCCGGGCTCTTGCGCCCGACGCTGTTCCAGGCCCAGCCGAAGGCGAGACCGATCACCGCCCAGAACACGAAGGCGATGCCGAGCGAGCGCGCGGCAAACTGCGCCGCGTAGCCCGGGGGCAGGGCGGAGGCGGTGTGGCTCGTCTCCGGAGCGCCGGCCAGATGCGGCGCAACGAGGAGCACGATCCCTCCGGCGATGGCGATGAAGGAGCGGCGGATCGCGATGAGGTATAGCCCCATGGCGGTCGCGGCCGCGGTCATGATCCACCAGAACTGGCGTTCGGCGAGCGGCGCCGCCTCCATGCCTGGCAGTTCCGGCGGCAGGCCGAGGGCCGGGGCGAGGGCCACGGCGAGGAACCCCGCGACGGCGAAGCGCAGGCCGGTTTCCGGGCTCGGCTCGCGCCCACAGGCGATGAGAGCCGCGCCCAGCAACAGAGCGTAGCCGACGCCGCCGACGAGCGTGGCGAGGGCGGTGAAGACCATGCGCGGCAGGCCCGGACCGGGCTGCCAGGCCGGTGCGACCTCGCCGCCTTCGACACCGTCCGTCTTGCCGCCATGGTCGTGGCCCGAATGGACGGGCACGATGAGGGAGGCCGGCGAGGCGCCGCTCGGCATCCATTGCGCCGCCGGCGCCGTGGCTTCGCCGCTCTCGTAACGCTCGGCCGCGATAATCAGTGGCGAGGTGAGGGCGAGCTGTAAGCCCGTGGCGACGACAGCCGCCAGGAAGCCGGCGACCAGGGCCGCCGACACGAGTCGGATCATCATGGAATCAGGTCCTGGCTGAGCGCGAGGCGGTCAGTGGCAGGGGAAATTCTGGGCGTGCCGGAAATCGTGGGCCGCGTTGTGCAGCGCCATCGCCGGGGCGAAGCCGGCCATGAAAACGAGCCCGAGGCCGAGGAAAGCGGCCATGAGCACCGCGCCGAGACGCTCGTTGCTACGGGTGCCGGTGAGGACGAGGGTGTTGGTGGTCATCGTGTCAGGTCTCCGGCCGCCCCGCCGGCGGCGTTCGAGGATCGAGCGGGAGGACGATTAGGTCCCCTTCGGAGGGCAGGTCTCCTGGCTCGCGGGTCATCCGGTCCTGCCGCCTTCCCGGATCGCTCCGGTGGCCGATGGCAGGCCCGTCTCCGCTCACAGTTGCGGGGGCAGCTGCGGTTTCAGGCGCGAGCCCTCACCGCATTCCCTTTTCACCCCGTCGCCGGGGCACCGTCCGAACTTCGCTTCTACGCGCTCCCGGGAGCGCTGACAACGCGCTGCCAAAGCGTTTCACCACCTTTGACGGGGCAGGGCGGTTTCGCGCTAAAGGGAGCCATGCGGCAGCTTTCCCCAAGAATGACACTGGTTCTCGGCGGCGCGCGCTCGGGCAAGAGCCTGCACGCGGAGCGCCTGATCGAAGCCTGCCCCGCGCCGTGGCTCTATCTCGCCACCGCGCAGGCCTGGGACGACGAGATGCGTGAGCGCGTTGCCCTTCACCGGTCGCGCCGCTCGGCCGATTGGATCACGCGGGACGTGCCGATCGACCTGGCCGAGGCCGTCGCCGCGGCGACCGGGCCGGTGCTGGTCGATTGCCTGACCCTGTGGCTCACCAACCTGATCCTGTCCGAGACGGACGTCGAGGCCGCCACCGTCGCGCTGATCGAGGCCTGTGATCGGGCGCCGGGGCCGGTGGTGCTCGTCGGCAACGAGGTCGGTCTCGGCATCGTGCCGGACAACGCGCTCGCCCGCCGCTTCCGCGACGCGGCCGGGCGCCTGCACCAGCGCCTCGCCGCGCGGGCCGACCATGTGGTGTTCATGGTGGCGGGACTGCCGATGATCGTGAAACCCCAACCCGGAGCAGCCGCATGAGCGTTTCAGATACGAGCGACCCGGAGGCCGACCGTCACCGCGAGAAGATGGAGAAGCGCAAGGCCGTCCAGGATGCCGAGGTCGCGGGCAAGACGATCGAGAAGGGGCTTCTCATCGTCAATACCGGTCCCGGCAAGGGCAAGACCACGGCCGGGCTCGGCCTCGTCCTGCGGGCGCTCGGCCATGGCTGGCGGGTCGGCGTGGTCCAGTTCATCAAGGGCGCGTGGGACACGGGCGAGAAGCACGCGCTGAAGGCTTTCGGTGACCGGATCGAATGGCACACGCTCGGCGAGGGCTTCACCTGGGAGACCCAGGACAAGGCTCGCGACATCGCGGCGGCCGAGCAGGCCTGGGCCAAGGCCGAGGAGCTGATGGCGGACCCGACCATCCGCCTCGTCCTCCTCGACGAGCTCAACATCGCCCTGCGCTACGATTACCTGCCCATCGATGCCGTGGTGGCTGCCTTCCGGGCGCGCCGGCCCGATCTCCACGTCATCGTCACCGGGCGCAACGCCAAGCCGGCCCTCATCGAAGCCGCCGACCTCGTCACCGAGATGGGCAGCGTGAAGCACCATTTCTCGGCAGGCGTGAAAGCGCAGGAGGGGATCGAGTTCTGACGACTGGGCGCGGTTCCGGCCTGACCGCGCAGTGCGGTCGGTGGCGGGGTCAGGCCCCGCCGCCGACCGGCTGATTCTCGTGGAGGACGAGCTTCAACGTGGCGACGAAATCCTCCAGGGCGGCGGGATCGAGGTCTCGCTGCAGTGCCCCGTGGGCGACGGCGTTGCGCAGGCTCGCGATGGGGCGAAGCCGATCCGCCTCGTCGGGCGTCACGATGCCTTCGCCCGCGAGTTGTTCGATCAGCCGTGCGGGCGATTGAGATTGCGACAGGCGGTCTGGAATCAAGGCCCGCCCGATGGCTTCGAAGGTCGACCAGCCAAGCAGCAGAGCGGCTTCCATCTGGCCGGTCGCGATGAGGGTCTCGACCTTCGCGATCGTGCGGTCGATGATGTCGAGCGTCACGCGGTCGATGGCGGGTACGCCGCCGCCGGAGCGGGCGTAGTAGATCCGAAGCTCCCAATCGGCCACACCGAGGAAGCGGTCCGCGACCTTTTCCTGGCTTCCCGATCGCGAGCCATCCCGCACGATCTCGATGGCGAGATTCTTGGGTTTTCCGAGCGCAATCGCGTCGGGAACGTAGTCGCCCATGAAGGAGGGCAGAAGCTGACGTGAAGGGTGAGTATAGACCTCGTAGCCGGCATCCGTGAGTGCCGGGATGATAAGGTCGAGGACCGGCCCTTCTGATTCCATACCGCTCATGCCAGTTCCTCGAAGGGATCGTCCGAGAGTCTTACGTATAGAATCGGCTTCTGTGCCGACAGCGCCGCCGCCAGGACGGGGCTCGGCTGCGTGAACGAAAACACCCGCTGCGGTTCGAACTTCTGGATGACCACCCGTTCGATCTGAGAATCATCCATGTAGATGTGCTGGTTGAGGGCATCGAGGACCAATTTGACGATATTGTCCACGTCGCCCTGTACGGGGCCGACCGGGAAGTAGAACAGCGTCACGGCGAGTTTGCCCTCGCAGGCGAAGTGGTTCTCGGGCAAGGAGCCGTCGCTTGCCGCTCGGACCTTCTGCTTCCACTGCGATTTGGAACTCGGTCGGGCCGATTGGAACGAGACCGGTGTGCCGCTGACGAGGAACTCGATGGGAAAGATGAGCTCCACGAGAGATCGCCTGGTGTCGCGGGCTTCGGTCACGCAACTTATGCACGGCTTCGTCCGCGTGTATAGGATGCCGAGAAATCGCTTTCTGATTGTGGCCCGTCGTGGCTTTCGGCGTTGCCTCGTTCCTCTCGCGGTTCTTTTGTCCGGCGCCGGTGCGGCCTCCGCGCAGTCCGGTGCATCCTGGCCGGACACCTATCTCGGCCGCGTCGAGGCGCTGGCGGTGATGGAGGGGCTGAACGCACGGCTCCTGGCGAGCCGCAGCGCCACGGCGACCCTCGAGGGCTGGTGCTCCGAGCACGGCATGGCGACCGACCCACGGCTGACGGCGACCCTCTTGCGCGACGTGGACAAGCCGGCATCGGAAGAGACGCGGCGCCGCCTCGCCGCCGGACCTGAAACCGTCCTGAGATACCGCCGCGTCCGGCTCGCTTGTGGCGATCACGTCCTGTCCGAGGCGGACAATTGGTATGTGCCGGAGCGGCTGAACCCGGAGATGAACCGCCTGCTGGAGACGACTGATACGCCGTTCGGCAGGGCGGTCCAGGCGCTCGGCACGACCCGCCAGACCATCGGGGCGGACCGTCTCTGGCAGCCGCTGCCGCCCGGTTGGGACCAGGCGGTCCCGCCCGATCCCGCCTGCGCGCCGCTCGTGATTCCGGATCGGCTATTCAGCCATCGCGCCGTGCTGTTCACGGCCGAGCGGGTGCCGTTCTCGGAGGTGGTCGAGACCTACGCCTCCGCCATCCTCGATTTCCGCCGAGCCGTGCGGCCGCCCGATCCCGCCTGCGGCGCCGGCCCGCCGTCGCGGCCCTGACGCGGCCGTGCTAGGGCACGCCAACGCCCCTCGGCACACCGGACGAGACCCGATCGCATGACTGCCCGCGCCTTCATGATCCAGGGCACCGGCTCGGATGTCGGTAAGTCGCTGATCGTGGCCGGCCTGTGCCGCGCCTTCACGCGGCGCGGCCTCGCCGTGCGACCGTTCAAGCCGCAGAACATGTCCAACAACGCCGCCGTCACCGCCGATGGCGGCGAGATCGGCCGGGCTCAGGCGCTGCAGGCGCGGGCCTGCGGGGTGGCGCCCTCCATCCATATGAACCCGGTCCTGCTGAAGCCCCAGAGCGAGACCGGCTCCCAGGTGGTGGTGCAGGGCCGGATGGTCGGCACGGCCAGGGCCCGGGATTACCAGGCCTGGAAGCCGCGCTTGCTGGCCTCTGTGCTGGAGAGTTTTTCGCACTTGAAGGCTCAAGCCGATCTCGTCATCGTCGAGGGCGCCGGCTCCGCCTCCGAGGTCAACCTGCGCCGGGGCGACATCGCCAATATGGGTTTCGCGCGGGCCGCCGATACGCCGGTGATCCTGCTCGGCGACATCGACCGGGGCGGCGTCATCGCCAGTCTCGTCGGCACCAAGGCAGTGATCGCGCCCGAGGATGCGGCCATGATCGCCGGTTTTATCGTCAACCGCTTTCGCGGCGACCCGAGCCTGTTCGCGGACGGCATGGCCATCGTGACGAAGCATACCGGCTGGCCGGCGCTCGGCCTCGTGCCGCATTTCCCCCCCGCCGCGCGCCTGCCCGCCGAGGACATGCTCGGTCTCGCGGGTTCCGCGGCCACCGCCCGCACGCGGGTCCGCGTCGCGGTGCCGGTCTTGCCGCGCATCGCCAATTTCGATGATCTCGACCCGCTGCGGGCGGAGCCGGAGGTGGAAGTGGTGCTGGTCAGGCCCGGTGAGGCGATTCCGGGGGACGTCGCCCTCGTCCTGCTGCCGGGCTCGAAGACCACGATCGACGATCTCGACGCCCTGCGCCGCGAGGGCTGGGACGTGGATATCCGCGCCCATATCCGGCGCGGTGGTCATGTGCTCGGGCTCTGCGGCGGCTATCAGATGCTGGGCCGGACGTTGAGCGATCCGCACGGGATCGAGGGGGAGCCGCGCAGCGTCGCCGGGCTCGGCCTGCTCGACGTCGAGACGGTGATGACCCCGCTGAAGCGGCTCGAAGCGGTGAGCGGCCGGACGCTGGTCGATGACCTGCCGTTCAGCGGCTACGAGATGCATGTGGGCGACACGGTGGGGCCGGATACGGTGACGCCGCTGCTGCGCTTCGCCGACGGGCGGGCGGACGGCGCCGTCTCCGCCGACGGGCGGGTCAGCGGCACCTATGTCCACGGCCTCTTCTCCAACGACCGGCAGCGGGCCGCCTGGCTCGCGCGCCTCGGGGCGGCGTCTGACGGCCATTCCTACGAAAGCGGGGTCGAGCGCGTGCTCGACGAATTGGCGCGACACATCGAGGCCCATGTCGATTGCGACCGCCTGCTGGCGCTGGCGCGTTAGCGGTTTCGCGGCGTAGGCTCGCCCCATAAGGCCCCCGTTCGAGGGGCGAGCCTCGAGGAAACCGCCGATGACGCTGCCGCCCCCGCAGGTCGATGCGCGCCTCGCGCACGACACGGTCCGAACCGTCACGCTGCGGCTGATGCCGCTCCTCGGGCTGATGTACCTGATCGCCTATATCGACCGGCAGAACATCTCCTACGCCAAGCTCCAGATGGTCGGCGACCTATCCTTGAGCGAGACCGCCTATGGGCTCGGGGCGTCGCTGTTCTTCCTTGGCTATTTCCTGTTCGAGGTTCCCGCGAACGTCATCCTGGAGCGGGTCGGCGCGCGGCGTTGGTTTGCCCGGATCATGTTGACCTGGGGCGTGATCACGATCCTGCTCGGCTTCACTCAGAACACGGCGATGTTCTACATCCTGCGCTTCCTCCTCGGTGTGGCGGAGGCGGGGTTCTTCCCCGGCGTGCTGTTCACCCTCACCCTGTGGTTCCCGCAATCGCACCGGGCGCGCATGATCGGCTGG
This region includes:
- the cobO gene encoding Cob(I)yrinic acid a,c-diamide adenosyltransferase, translated to MSVSDTSDPEADRHREKMEKRKAVQDAEVAGKTIEKGLLIVNTGPGKGKTTAGLGLVLRALGHGWRVGVVQFIKGAWDTGEKHALKAFGDRIEWHTLGEGFTWETQDKARDIAAAEQAWAKAEELMADPTIRLVLLDELNIALRYDYLPIDAVVAAFRARRPDLHVIVTGRNAKPALIEAADLVTEMGSVKHHFSAGVKAQEGIEF
- the yjiA_3 gene encoding putative GTP-binding protein YjiA, whose translation is MSIVEKIPCTIVTGFLGAGKTTLVRHLVENAGGRRLAIIVNEFGDIGFDGSFLAACGIEGCQDEDIVELANGCICCTVADDFVPALNKLLDRTDPPEHILIETSGLALPKPLVQAFHWPAIRSRVTVDGVIAVIDGPAVAAGFFADDPAALAAQRADDASVDHDNPLEEVFEDQLLCADLVVMNKADLLDEAGKAKVRAEVERQLPRAVKMVEAEHGRLDPRVILGLGAAAEDDLDARPSHHGEGEDHDHDDFDSVAIAVPATASAEDLASRVARAAETSGVLRIKGFAEVTGKPMRLVVQGVGARIAHHYDRPWRASENRDGRLVVIGLKGFDQGAVAAALAG
- the cobN_1 gene encoding Aerobic cobaltochelatase subunit CobN, translated to MHLIRIDTVSLDEGEAAIDLGQAPGDIVFLSFTDSDLSGMAGAHAAEREAAARDSSAVDVPTLRLAKLARLRHPMSVDLYVDGVIARSKFVVIRCLGGLDYWRYGVERAAAAARANGVKLAVIPGCDKPDPRLTAFSTVAPELVETLEGYCRAGGSDNLRRMIRRLSREIGNAVEALPPVALPRGFAWCPGCGPVANETALAAAGRDRPLALILVYRSAVLGGDTRPVAELIAALGERGIGAATLAVASLKDPLALDAVQEALAARSPDIVIAATAFSAREDAGFVLDGADAPILQAYTIGAARGAWEASARGMNAADLAMQVALPEFDGRLSGFPISFKEDGPEIDGFSERRAVPFPAGIAALADRASAWVTLKHRPRASRRLALVLSDYPARGGRAGFAVGLDTPASAGTIAETLRRAGYSVGSLPEPDALMLALTKDAPTFAVSLAAYRDWLATLSPDERDTLDRRWGEPEADPVCVDGAFRFPMVVTTTPSPPRPHPEAPERSAGLEGGFQLPQRDLEASFEAADAAPQDEVIGWTRGRLAVFLQPDRGRAADRKAGYHDPDEPPTHAYLAFHLGLRERFDALIHLGTHGTTEWLPGKAVALSPACWPARAIGHLPVIYPFIVDDPGEAAPVKRRLGGIALGHLTPQTECAGLTPEAARLRELVEEYSSASVLDPRRAEIIARAILDDAADAGLLSGAGIDADTPMADALTALDAHLCDLGEVTTRDGLHVFGQAPDGALDPVTACAAAEREGLLAALDGRFVPPGPAGSPSRGRTDVMPTGRNLTTLDPRSLPTRAATLLGSKAADAVVRRYLQDEGEYPARIVMDLWASPTLRTGGEDVAHALALMGVRPTWDHASTRVTGFEVMPLALLDRPRIDVTLRVSGAFRDTFPETLSLLARAASAVGERDEEDDENPLAAARRRGEPSARVYGAAPGRYGAGAGELALDGAWQSRDDLGRAYLDATSHAYGGTEDKADAGFPARVAQADAYVHAFDVAERDLLDGDAAADAMGGFSAAAALGGRAPALYSLDVADPEKPKARTAREDAARLIRAKLANPRWITAQLRHGYRGAQELAQGIDAVFVLAASTDAISDADLDRLYGAMIADLDMFDALRAANPDAARAILERFDEARRRGLWTTRRNAMAADELMPEAAE
- the cobP gene encoding Bifunctional adenosylcobalamin biosynthesis protein CobP; translation: MRQLSPRMTLVLGGARSGKSLHAERLIEACPAPWLYLATAQAWDDEMRERVALHRSRRSADWITRDVPIDLAEAVAAATGPVLVDCLTLWLTNLILSETDVEAATVALIEACDRAPGPVVLVGNEVGLGIVPDNALARRFRDAAGRLHQRLAARADHVVFMVAGLPMIVKPQPGAAA
- the cobQ gene encoding Cobyric acid synthase; translation: MTARAFMIQGTGSDVGKSLIVAGLCRAFTRRGLAVRPFKPQNMSNNAAVTADGGEIGRAQALQARACGVAPSIHMNPVLLKPQSETGSQVVVQGRMVGTARARDYQAWKPRLLASVLESFSHLKAQADLVIVEGAGSASEVNLRRGDIANMGFARAADTPVILLGDIDRGGVIASLVGTKAVIAPEDAAMIAGFIVNRFRGDPSLFADGMAIVTKHTGWPALGLVPHFPPAARLPAEDMLGLAGSAATARTRVRVAVPVLPRIANFDDLDPLRAEPEVEVVLVRPGEAIPGDVALVLLPGSKTTIDDLDALRREGWDVDIRAHIRRGGHVLGLCGGYQMLGRTLSDPHGIEGEPRSVAGLGLLDVETVMTPLKRLEAVSGRTLVDDLPFSGYEMHVGDTVGPDTVTPLLRFADGRADGAVSADGRVSGTYVHGLFSNDRQRAAWLARLGAASDGHSYESGVERVLDELARHIEAHVDCDRLLALAR